The sequence GACACATAGATGGCTGCCATCATTTTCTTTCGAGAGGCTTATGTCGTTGGTAAACAACTGATTCAGGGTCTTTTCTTGAGTAGGTGAGTAAGCCtgaaaggaatagtttgacattttggaaattatgcATATTCGCTTACTTGCCAAgcgttagatgagaagatcaatatcactctcatatctgtgtgtTAAATACAAGCCAGCAactggttagcttagtttagaaCAAAGACTGGGAGGAAGGGTAAGAAATATGCCAGTTAGCACCCCTAAACctcaataattaacatgttatcatacatcttgtttatttaatttgtttatataACATTATTAGCATTACTAGTGATATTGATGCAaaatagaaagtgaaaaagcatatttgtcaaaatactgaataattaCTTACGATTAGATTTTTATTACtagattttttatttcttatagaagtaaaatatgatttttcaGGCTGCGAATGAAAAGAAATTCCCACATGTGATGTATCATACTCAACATGCTTTGAGTTATGatctaaaaaaaagtcagacagaAGAAATATCATCTCTCCAACTCTGAGTAGTCATTCCCCTTTTGACAAACTACCAACCTTTGACTTAATCgtatgtgttgttgttgttctgcacTTCAAAGTTTATGTCTTCTCGATAGCTCTGGAAGAGGAGCTTTGAGTGCAGGGGAGGCATACCCCGCCACCCCTGTCCCACACAGCCCCACTAGGCCTGTGAAAATGGTCcacctgctgctgtcaatcCAGCGCTTTCATTTGCCTGAAGCAACTGTCATCCCAAAAGATCCCAATGGCCAAGCCAGCTGGTAGAAGGGGGCTTGTCTTTCATGCATGTCTTTCCCCTGCTTGTACCTTAAATATCTTCCATGCAGTCCACAGGGTTTAATTTTAGACTCCACATGAGGCAGGAGCACACCGTTTCTAGCTGAAGTCAAAGTCAGAAGCTTCTCAGTTTGCTCTGTCGTGAGTTATAGATCGGACAGACATTATCCTTTCTTTTGATATCATTTGAAGCAGGGCGCAAATATGTCAAATGATAAAGACACTGAGGTTCTCAGTGAAGAAGACATTGATGAGGATGAACTCCTTGCTATGCTTTCACCGGAGGAGCTTCAGGAGCTCCAGAGTGAGATGGATGTTATGATCGCCCCAGATGAGAGGGTACCAgttggacagagacagaaggacCAGACGGAGAAGCCTCCGACAGGGACGTTCGACCACAGATCCCTGGTTGATTACCTGTACTGGGAAAAAGAGTCCAAACGTATGCTCGAGGAAGAAAGAGTGCCGGCTACTCTGCTGCCTAGTGAGGTAAGAAGTCAAACTCCCAAACGTTTATGTGCAAGTCAATTGAGAATATCGAACGTGATCTTTATAAACTAGAAATCACAGTTTTAACCTTGTTGGTCTGATTTGTTGACTTCATCAGAAAACTTTAAGGGAGGAagctgaaaataaagaaaaagaagagaaaccaGAAGATGGGGAATATGAAGTGTATGAAGTGATAGAGGAAGTCATTGAAGAAGAAGCTGTAGATGGTACAGAAGGAGAGGAAATTATAGAGGAAATAATTGAGGAAATTGTTGAAGAGGTTGAGGAGAGCgatgaaacagacaaaatggTTGATGTGAAAGATGAAGAGGTGACGCAACCTGTGAACGCGGATAAACATGAACATCCATTAGATAACAACACAGAGGAAGTATCAGGAAAGAATACAGATGACAAACAGCCTTTCTcagacacagagaagaagaatgagagCTTAGCCCCAAAACTCAGCACATCACAAattgaagagaaagaggaaattaaaaatactGACTCATTGCTTCCCAAAGATGCTCCAGATGAGCCAAAGATCAGTGAAACCAACGATACACTCCcacagaaagaagagagaaaaataaacaaattaaaaattccAAAGCTGGCACTCGgtaatataaaaatgacatcaAGACCGTCGGGAAATGAGACAAACTTGGAGTCGACTCTAGACAAGATCCGCAACAACAACCCCTCTGTCACTGAGGTTAACCTCAACAACATAGAAAACATTCCCAAAGAGATGCTCTTGGACTATGTCAACGCCttgaagaagaacaaacatgtgAAAACCTTCAGTATAGCCAACACCGGTGTCGATGAAAACACAGCGTTCAGCCTGGCCAACATGCTACGAGAGAATCGCAGCATTACCACTTTGAATATCGAGTCCAACTTCGTAACCGGAAAGGGTATCGTTGCCATCATTCGCTGCCTCCAATTCAATGAGACTCTCACAGAGCTGCGATTTCACAACCAGAGGCATATGCTGGGTCACCATGCAGAGATGGAGATCTCACGCCTGCTCAAGGCCAACAACACCCTCCTGAAGATGGGCTACCACTTTGAGCTGCCAGGGCCCAGGATGGTGGTGACCAATCTTTTAACAAGGAATCTTGACCGCCAGAGGCAGCTGAGGAAGGAGGAACAGAATAAGCAGAATCTGAAGGAGCAGAGGGAGCTGATGCAGATGTATGAGAACAGTCTAAACCTGCCTCCTGGTTTGCTTGAGATGCTGGGTTACGTACCGTCCCTAGAACTCCTGCAGAAGCACGGGCTCGTCCCACCTTCTTCAGAAATGAGCGCTGTCCCTCAAGCAGACCATCAGACAGAAGAACCAGAACATCAGAAGCAGCGCAAACACAAAGGCATTCCCAAACAACCCAGTGCCGAAGCAGCAAACTCATTAAGGGACGTCCAACTGAAGAAGACTCCCAAGAAACGTGACCCTTTTCTGGACCTGGACCCGAGGGATAACAGGGGACCAGAGAGGGCAAGTTTCCAACTGAGGAAGACTCCCAAAGTGAAGGATACAGGCAGTGGAGGTGTGACAGACGAGAGAGCCAACCTGGGTGATGTGATTAAGACTTTGAAGCCAGTCCCTCGCAGACGAATGCCTCCAAAGGTTGATCTCACACCCCGTGATCAACTCCTAAGTGAGATCAAAAAGAGTAATGTGGCCTATCTAAAATCTGTGAGTATCCATTAATTAGTACTGTGAGAGCAATCAAGTTGGAATCCTCTGTTTAGGAGTACTCGttagattttttaattatttaagatGTTACTGTTGATAGTATGAAAGCTTTCAAAATAGAGCGTTTATTATATATAGATGCATTTAATTATCCCAATAGTTTTACAGCTGTTGCTGTATGATTATCAATGATTTTACACCATGTGTAAGAAATCCAAGTAAACATgtcattcatttcttttgtcGCTGCTTGCAGGTGCCGCTCCCTAAAGCCCTGGAATCAAGCGAAACGAGTCTCCTCTGAGGCTGCAACTTCAGCTCTTTGTTCTCTTCACCATACTATATGTTTATTctatacatatttattattagtcACTCAGAACCTACTCAAATGAACTGCACAAATGAAGAGTGAACTATATGTTCATTGCACATGAAAGATATTGGCTGGTTGTTCCACTATTGTGTTATTATTTCACTAAATGCTGTTGTCTTCAGGAAATCATAACAATAAATGTATGGAAATTAAAGAGTAATCTGtcaattttcattaaaatgtatcaCCTCTTTCTTCATTTGCTATCTCTAAAAGACAAAGCATGGTCAAACTTTGActtatattattttgtattgtcCACATATGTTAAATTTCTCTAAACTTTGCGCTAAAAAGGATTTGTAGAGGAAGATTGTTTGATTAAATGTTAGATGTTGATTTCATTTTGAAGCAAACCTGTTctatatatttgcattttgctATAAAAATAGTATTCCACCCTTTGCCTCGggattattcttttttattaaaaaggaataGCACTGTGTAGAAGTGACTTCAGTGTCAAAGTAAATACAACCATCAGTCATTCCCAGtagtttttgctttttgctgctgcagatatgaaaaaatactattttttttaaataaggtGAGGTATATAGTCCCATATGTTGGATAATATAAACTTGGGCTTTTGCATCACATGGTAGAAACCTGAAAAACTGATGCCATACAGATAATAAGAAACTGAATCAAATGACACTGCATACAATTCTGAAAGTGCTATTCATTTGTCAATTATTCAGCAGTATTCATCTGCTATTAatttgtttcagtaatagtCTACGATTTACTACATTGTGTGGCAGAAACCTTTAACCCAAATAAGAAGTAAATTCTGTGATAAATAAATCCAACTATATATATTCACACTGAGATTtgattggtaaaaaaaaaagactgcaacATAAATTAGGTTAACTTTTTTATTATCGTAGAGCACAGCCATGTTTTACTTCCAGTTCTGTGATTTCATCATCACtattcaataatgaaaaagtcacataaaaacatagatCATATATAATATAGCATCCATATAGACAATCTCTCTGAACCACCATTTGTGAAGGTAGCATGCACAAACTGcagtcagtgtgtttatgtgaaaagCAACAGGAAATGACTGCTCTTAGTATCAGCTGCATGAAATGAAGATTTAACATTAcatatgtactttttttttaacaaggaaAAGGGATTTGATCACAACAGAGAACAGGAAAACAGCATGGGGGTGTCTCTAGTTTAATCCAAAATGATGTGCTTTGTCTCCTGCAGccattttatacatttctacATGCtatattatgaaaataaaaacacatcagaaataacaacaaacatgtACATACCATGATATAATATTGAGAGAATAAAGCTGCACGtgccattcatttttttaatattgcatAGCTGTGATCAGAGGGGATACACTCAGGCCAGCCCGTATTGTCAGGAACTGTATGCACACATCTTTTGAGAATAGGAATATTACAACTCCAGGATTAAACAGGCCGCACAACCATGTCTACACGAGAAACAGACTGGTCTCAGATCAGTATTCATACAGCTCCTGAAGTGACAAAATGTGAGTTATTGCTGTTTAATAAGCAGACAACAGTTCACTTGGTGTTGAGTCTGTATTTTGGTAATGTGGCTCTACTCCGCGAGAAGAGAAAATTAAACATGCTTGTTCTGAGGTAGCCAACTGAATGGAttggatttcttttcttttgtttttacaacaaatacatttgGTATCTAATAACTATATTAGATATTGTATTCAGACATTCTGCTTTATTTGgctgaaaaaaaatactcagttGTCATGTCGAACAAAGTGCACTGTCAGCAAgggaaatgatttgttttttaaaacattttttcgaCACAGGAATGCTCAAACCTTTGGTAACCTTTGGTGCATATTACCTTTTCAATGTCCAATCCACATGGTGATTGTGCAAATCTTGTTATAATCTTGTTGTTAGTAACCAGCTGCACACTTAAGATGGAGTGTATTaacacaaatgtacaaaaaaaaaaagctaactAAAAAGCAAAATGGATAAAAAGTATGGGAATGCAAACATCAGTATCTTTACATGTATAATGGGGATAAAAATCTGACACATGGGATGATGCTACGGATATTTTAATCCATATTTCATGACACTTCCCTTGGCACACTCCTGGCTAGAGCCTTAATCCTTCAGTTTGCTTTCAATGAAATCCTGAATCTTgttcattttctcctcctgttgATCCAGGAGGTCCATGATGATGCCCATGGGGGTCTTCTTCAGCCCAACACCTTCAATCTTGTTCTCCAGCCTGTTCTTCATATTGCGCAGTCTCAGAGAGGCATGGATTAGGATTACTACAAGAACAAGAACAGggaattatttaaatttttttttcagatgtgaaAATAAGACACATAAAGTTTAATGTCTCAAACTTAACAGATGATTTTCTTTGGACAACATCTTGGAAAAtaggaaaacaaacactggaaaaagaaaacagatacTGTCACAACTCAGACTTTAAAGCAGGTGTAGGGATCGGCGTATCTTTTATTCCCATGTCAGGCAGATACTGAACGCATGACATCAGCCCATAAATGTGGTTCTGTCCGTATCAACAACCCATAGCAACACGTCAACACAGGCAGCAGTGGGCAGGCCTCCTGGGTAGCGATCAAACTGCCTTGTCTGTCTGCCACGACGTTAAAGCTGCTACATTTGCTCTAACGATCCAACCCATCAATTATCTAAACCACTCTGCTGACGGTCTGACTCTAAATGTATTTAGAGAGCTGCAGCGAATCCAAAACTATAGCTTTAATCCACATCTGCATAGCTCGCCCTGTAATGTGGTACACTCTTATTACTTTCTTTTACAATCTGTGTCACGAGTAAGTGCATGTCAGCGTTACTGCACATGCTGTTCAATCCCTACAGTGAGTCAGGATGAAAGAGTGATTGGAAAAAGTTGTTCACCCACAGGAAACCCTGAGTTATGCATCTCTGTGTGAGTCACCAACCCTTTTAACAGTTTTCATCGTATAACATTAGCCAACAAGTGTTTATAATATACTATGGGGAACACAAGTTAGAGTGGGCCAAGCCTTGAATTTATCAAGATACTTTAAGTTTCCCTTTTCTAAGAGTtattgagacaaaaaaaacattgtagcTGTCTCCAAATTTCTTTGCCAAATCTGTTAAATTAAGTGTCACTAACtgcaagaaaaataatcaatgtTAATAAGGGAATTTATCTAATGCCATAAAGTTAGCAggtcttttacattttcatgtcaaaatcaCTGTGTTGAAGAAGATCCATTCCTAACAAATCAGGTTTCACAAGAGCCATGGCTCTAAATTACAAAAGGGAGTGTCACTAGGTGGAACCTCAAGAAAACTAACAGCTAACAACTGAAAGCTGAATGTACTATTCAGTGttttaacacataaaaacagtcaAGCTCCTACTTTATAGGAGGGGATCAGGGCAACGTTGGAAGTAAAAGAGAATTAAGTCAGATTACcgagaaaatctgaattctgatTTTAGTATCTCGGAGTGCTGTTGGAGATCAGACAGATGTCAATGAACAGAATCCAGCTTGAGCCTTTGGCTTGTTTatgcagtaaaaaaacaaacatataactaaactaaatatactgtaaaaagcAAGATGACTGTTGTATTTTAGATTTATAAAGCCTTCCAAATTGGGATCTGTCTGGGAAGCATCCAACATGGCCTGAAAGTAAACAGGAAAACTCTGtggaataaacaaaaaactcaCACAGCAAAGGGAAGGTGATTCCAAAGATGAAGACCATGACGCCACCGCACAGCGACAGCACAAAGTAACTGGTGACCATGACCCCGATGACAAACAGGGTGGGGTTCTTTCTTTTGAAGTTCTTGATGGTGGCTTTGTTCTCTCCTGCCCACACTGAACCCATGAAGACCAGAACCACCACACCTCCTCCCAGAAACATACCAAGTGGGTTCAGGAACCTGAATATTGGAACATCAAAATGACATGTTGTACATACTGTTTATTCAATTGGatctacactttttttttagttttattaatttttataaTATCAACAGAGCCCATATCAACATACATTAAGACAGcgacaacaacacaacacaaaactgTCCAGAAAGGTCCAGCCACACCCCATATATCCTTGATTCAGAAGTCTTTTAGTCCCATCATCAGTCCATCGTTGGTCACAGTTGAGTGTCCCTTCTCAGAGGCTTTCATTCCAGAGAACATTTCAACATAAAGTCGATCCAGGAAAGGCCTCCAAAGGTTTATGAATTCCTGAACATTTCCTTTGAGTACAGAGTtagttttttcatgcaggaacACATCAAAAACTTCTCTATACCTCATTGTGGCAGTAGGATCCATTTCAAAAGAATACATTTTCTTGCCAAAAGAAAAGCAGTTTATCAAGTAATTATGTTTTAGAGTAGAAAGTGACACAGCTTTAGCAGGCAGACTCAACAAAAAGAGGCCTGGTTCTGTCTTAAttgcaatttttaaaatattactaAATTCTTCGGGCTATAGATTCCaaaatgagtgaaatgtatttGCATTAACCCcccaaaaagatgaaaaactcCCTTGTTCTTTCTAACATTTAGGCACATACATAGATAGATTATGATCcattttgtttcaaataattcaAGTTAGTATGTGTAACCTGTTaagaattatatatatatatatatatatatatatatatatatatatatatatatatatatatagcaagTGAAAATTGTTCAGACACAATCCACTGCTTCTTTCCCAGTCATCTTCTATGTATAGGCTGTCCAATCCCTCCTCCCATTTGGACTGAATATTGTCCACACAGAGCGAGTTCACAGAGTACAACAAtgcatataaaacatttttttttttatttaaatagcacaacctgctggtggtaacaaacaacagctgacatCCTGTGCAGTTTCCTACAAACCATGAGAGGGCAGATGCCAGCACCAAGGCCTCTACTCATGATTTCCACTTGCTACATCATCCTCTATTCACAGAGAACTATCACACCAGTTTGGTATATGCAAAATTACAAGTAAAGCGGCTGTCAGCagtgaaatgtttgattttaggAGCTTCCTGAGTCAGATGTAGCATCACTGATTCTCAAAAACACTAAACATCCCGATAAGTAACGTTTAAAATGACGTTTAAAAGGATCTGAGGTCGATCGGTAACAATTTGAAGCATTTAGACACAATTTAAGCCAGCTACAGCGTTATTCTTACAGATATGAATGCGGAAATATTTATTGTATAGGCTAACGTAAGCAAGGAAAcgctaaatatatatatattaaatgcCGGAGGCGACAAATGAGTGCGTTAAACGTTAGCACAACAGTGAAATGCAGAAATATCCTGTGTGGTCATAATGGGTGTGGGTCAGAAGGCATGCAGGCTGAGTAAACACACAGCCAGCGATGCTAGGCTGCGATTAGCCTGCTGCCAGTACTCACCCTACAATGAGGAAAACCACCACGGCCACGGCGAAGTAATTCGTCTGGTAGTACAATAAATTGCTGATCACTCTATTGTTCCACTTTGTTAAATCTCCGAACTCTGGTTTGGCGAACCGGTCCCTTCCGGGGAAGAAATCATCCCACGGTCTGAGAGGCGCAAGCTCCATCTTGGCTGCCATGACTGAGCTCAGTGGTACACAAACATAACAACCCAACACACGCGCTGCGAAATATTTTGACAGGTCAGCTGATCACTGTCTGAGCTCTGAGGAGGGGAGTCAAACAACAAGCCGTGCTCTCGGACGTGAATCTCGCGAGATTTGGATACTCCGTGCAGTGTTTGGGGATTATTACGCTTGCGCGATATTTCTCAGAATGCGCAACAGCACCACTTTATCTTAAAGTTTCAGCGAATATAAAAGTGCGTagagaaataaaactgtatGGTGAGAAAACTACATTAAAATTGGCACATGACAGTTGTTTAAACAACATTGTAGTCAATAAAAGAAATTatcgtcgtcgtcatcatcatcatcatcatcatcatcatcataggCCTATTTAAAACCTTGGAAAACGCATTGAGGGAGAACCCTTATCTTAGGTGGTGACgagcaataaaaaaacagcaataaaagaagaatacatggctatataaattaaaaacaatgtaaaattaactgctaaaaagtaaaagtgtaggaattgacaataagacaaataaataaacaaacaaacaatcaaataaataaatagatgagAATAAgaacaattaataaaaataaaaacaatgatagTTACAATCCATAAAATTAGCAATTAAGCCTTGGAATTGACTCAAATACGAAatatacaaaatgtgcaatacatttcactcactaCAGTATAACAGTGTAACAGgccttatatactgtaaataaccaCCTACAATATGTGTATAAAGTAATATGTCTTccttttaccatttaatatttatttcatcacTCCAcgcactcttcacttctttgcactatttgtatcctgttcaCAGTCCACAGAAACGGTGTCACCTATATACAGTCAttctttgtgtatatttctgaagattgttgtgttgttattctgtgtaagtacACTGATAGCCACTAAACCGGAGTAAAATTCCTTGTAtttgtaaacatacttggccaataaagatgattctgattgtGAAGAAAGTACCACTGACGTTGTTACTtcagacaaatgaaagaaaattcaATTTTGCTCACAGATAggttttttaaaagcattttgttAATAATAGAAGTTTCAATAGACttaatttaaagtttgaatTCCTTTAAGAAAACAGGAGAGAGGTTTGAATATAGAAAAATtgcttatactgtatatattggaGTATTCAGCTGACAATTTACAAAGTAAACCTTGTAATCTTCTTATcttaaatgtgtctaaaatataaaatccaaacagcaCATTATGGTAATACAGAGCAAATTTACTACATATGCAGTATATTGTCTGTAATAAATATAGCAAcaaatttagagctgcaatgattagtcgattagttaATAATCCATTCATTGTTCTGAgtctttttttccagaaaaaaatgtcaaaattctctgattcttCCATGTGTGCAAGAAGGAACAACAGAGATGAGACAATAATATCAAGACTTAGATGTGGACACACTGGACTAACAGTACACTATTCAAAATAGGAAACATGATACAGGCagatgtcaagtcaagtcaagccagttttatttatataatgccaaatcacagcagaaatgatctcagggcacttttcacatagagcaggtgtaaaccgtactctttaatttacagagacacagcattcccccatgagcaagcacttagCGACAGTGACAAGGAACAACTCCCCTTTAACGAGAAGAAACCTTGTGTAGATCTGGGTTCcaggtgggcggccatctgccttaaccagttgggttgagagagaaagaaggagggggagagagagacacacacacacacacacacacacagagaagcacagcaacaacaataacagcaataaaaacaacaactataatagaaatatgactaataataaaaatgtgaaggtgagatgtgaataataataataggaggaaacagaagaagaaagtttAGAGCATGTTATGCTGCAATGTCAGAAACATGAGAGGGCATCTGATTCAAACCTCACAAAGATAAAAGTACACTTTGATCTAATAGATATTCTACAAAAGAACTCAAGAACTGAGTCCTATTTCAGTATCTCAGACTAAATAATTTGATTGAGAAGATAtgattggggttttttttaatgaatattgtaAATACTAGACACTCCATTACCAGTTGATGGCTGTAACGCGCCAATTCGTTGTTTGCCAACCGCCAATAAACttcatgaagaagaagaagaagcactcGCGAAGAAGAAGCGGAACTGAGAGCAGCGCAGCTTTGACGCTCGACAACACAGCAGCTAGAATCGAGGACATGGGACCGTGAAAGTATGGCGGATGCCGAGGAGCCGTAAGTGTCAATGGAcgaaaaaacacaattttatcGCAGTTAATCTCACGCAGTTTGACGTTAACGCGGCATGACTCGACTCTCTTTTTGCTTTCTTCTTCcagggagaagaaaagaaggcGAATAGAGGACCTGACTGAGAAGTTAGTGACGAATGCTAAATAAAGGTCTCTGACTGGCAGCAGGTTTGCGTTGCACAGAGAGCAGCGACTGCTGGGCCAGGAGAcatgaaaatgaacatttaaataagCCAGATAGCTGTTTGTCCAGTTCATCAATAAACACAATGTATCCATTCAAAGTGTCAAACATAATGCAGAAACCCTTGGCTGCACTTATCTTGTATCCTCCTTGCAAAACAAACAGGGAGTGAACAGCAAATAGATGTGTGACAGTTTCATACTATATAGCCTACTAATCCTAAACAGGTTTGGAGTAATCTATGTAGTGTGTTCACAGGAGTGTGACATGTAAGTGCTTAAAGAAGTCATTAAGAATTATTTAAAATGCAGGCAATGGAGGATATGAATCAGAAAGAgcttggaaaacaaaaacattttaaaaataaataataataataataataataaagacattCTGCTTCCTCTTTGTGAAGCTTAAAAGAGAGTAGCTTTCCAAACGTGAGCTTTAAAGTCAAGTGGGGCATgtattgtgtcattttctgtgaatataaaacagtaaagtatGTATAGTTCTTGTAtaatatgtatgtaattattATGTAGTATGGAAGTGGATTTTCAGCCATCTTGCTTATGTTATACGTGTGTGATGAACTCGCTGCACACCAGTCAGTTCCTCATATCGCCATGTACAGTGGTTCCCATCCTTATATGCTTGTTAACCCTTAGTGGAAAGCGATTTCTACTTTTAAAAGCTAGTCACAGAGGGCACGTCTATGAGTAGTGTGACTGTAAAGTGATTTTCTCCTCATACTGTATTATTTGAATTTCTTGAAAGACCTCAAGAGGCAAAATTATACTATATTTAACTAGAAAATAATATATGTGATAGAGAaaagttttttaatatttcctaCTGAGGTAGTCATCTCCAGATTGGGTTGTGAgccccaggttgggaaccagtaTCCTAGTAGACAGCAATCTTTAGAGATTAATAGAGGCTAGTTAAGGTGCTctcatactgtactgtagtatgtgtttttatttccctctcATTATGCATCTGTCTTTATGTATTTCATCTCAATTACTCTTATTAATCCAACCATTCTTTCCACAATTAAACTAATAATAATGCATATAATAATGGATAAGTCACATTATTAGAGGGATAAGTAAAGAGAGATGTACCAATGTAAGTGATAGTACAAGTTTAGTGTATCTTGGTGTGCTGTGTGCCCAGAATGGCTGTAGATGGTGGACACAGGGACGGCGCTTGCGACTGGGATGGCCGATGGAATCATGTAAGGAAGTTTTTGGAGAGACCTGGCCCGTTCACCCATCCCGACTTTGAACCAAGCACTGAGGTGAGTTTTAACGAAGAGGAAAGTATTCTGGTCATATGTCGAACTGACTGATGTGTGATAAGGACATGGCTTTACAATGCCAAGTTAACAGCACATTTCTTAAATTCAGttcttaaaacattttgatgcttttttttcatct is a genomic window of Thunnus maccoyii chromosome 4, fThuMac1.1, whole genome shotgun sequence containing:
- the lmod3 gene encoding leiomodin-3, which gives rise to MSNDKDTEVLSEEDIDEDELLAMLSPEELQELQSEMDVMIAPDERVPVGQRQKDQTEKPPTGTFDHRSLVDYLYWEKESKRMLEEERVPATLLPSEKTLREEAENKEKEEKPEDGEYEVYEVIEEVIEEEAVDGTEGEEIIEEIIEEIVEEVEESDETDKMVDVKDEEVTQPVNADKHEHPLDNNTEEVSGKNTDDKQPFSDTEKKNESLAPKLSTSQIEEKEEIKNTDSLLPKDAPDEPKISETNDTLPQKEERKINKLKIPKLALGNIKMTSRPSGNETNLESTLDKIRNNNPSVTEVNLNNIENIPKEMLLDYVNALKKNKHVKTFSIANTGVDENTAFSLANMLRENRSITTLNIESNFVTGKGIVAIIRCLQFNETLTELRFHNQRHMLGHHAEMEISRLLKANNTLLKMGYHFELPGPRMVVTNLLTRNLDRQRQLRKEEQNKQNLKEQRELMQMYENSLNLPPGLLEMLGYVPSLELLQKHGLVPPSSEMSAVPQADHQTEEPEHQKQRKHKGIPKQPSAEAANSLRDVQLKKTPKKRDPFLDLDPRDNRGPERASFQLRKTPKVKDTGSGGVTDERANLGDVIKTLKPVPRRRMPPKVDLTPRDQLLSEIKKSNVAYLKSVPLPKALESSETSLL
- the LOC121895672 gene encoding PRA1 family protein 3-like — protein: MAAKMELAPLRPWDDFFPGRDRFAKPEFGDLTKWNNRVISNLLYYQTNYFAVAVVVFLIVGFLNPLGMFLGGGVVVLVFMGSVWAGENKATIKNFKRKNPTLFVIGVMVTSYFVLSLCGGVMVFIFGITFPLLLILIHASLRLRNMKNRLENKIEGVGLKKTPMGIIMDLLDQQEEKMNKIQDFIESKLKD